In the genome of Photobacterium sp. TLY01, one region contains:
- the fadR gene encoding fatty acid metabolism transcriptional regulator FadR: MVIKADSPATFAEKYIIESIWNNHFPQGSILPAERELSELIGVTRTTLREVLQRLARDGWLTIQHGKPTRVNNYMDTSGLSILDTLITLDGQDVQRVLEDLLAARTDISTVYMRYAVKSNSEKVSQLLDYVIHSCESLLAATSFESFVESCEAKPELLLEVRKIVDKYGKDQPELCEQICRARAFNYFDYRMFQGMATHSGNILYVLTINGLRKIYTRVGGYYFMNREACELALGYYRDLKSYCDHHQPELVADRIRKYGRDSGAIWYSHRIEIARYLHEEEQ; this comes from the coding sequence ATGGTTATAAAGGCGGATAGCCCAGCAACATTTGCTGAGAAATACATCATTGAGAGTATCTGGAATAATCACTTTCCGCAGGGCTCAATCTTACCTGCAGAGCGTGAATTATCAGAGCTGATTGGTGTGACACGAACAACTTTACGGGAAGTGCTGCAGCGTTTGGCGCGTGATGGATGGTTGACCATTCAACACGGTAAGCCAACCCGGGTAAATAATTATATGGATACTTCAGGACTGAGCATCCTGGATACCCTGATTACATTGGATGGCCAGGATGTTCAGCGCGTTCTGGAAGATCTGCTGGCTGCCCGTACTGATATCAGTACCGTTTACATGCGCTATGCGGTGAAATCGAACAGCGAAAAAGTCAGCCAGTTACTGGATTATGTGATCCATTCCTGTGAGTCTCTTCTGGCGGCGACCAGCTTTGAGTCTTTCGTGGAAAGCTGTGAGGCAAAGCCTGAGCTGTTACTGGAAGTCAGAAAAATCGTGGATAAGTACGGTAAAGATCAGCCGGAGCTGTGTGAGCAGATTTGCCGTGCCCGTGCCTTCAATTATTTTGATTACCGCATGTTTCAGGGAATGGCCACTCACTCAGGTAACATTCTGTATGTCCTGACAATCAATGGTCTGCGTAAAATCTATACTCGTGTTGGTGGTTATTACTTCATGAACCGCGAAGCGTGTGAGCTGGCGTTAGGATATTATCGCGATCTGAAATCGTACTGTGATCATCATCAGCCGGAGCTGGTAGCAGATCGTATTCGAAAATACGGTCGTGACAGTGGCGCTATCTGGTACAGTCACCGTATCGAAATTGCACGTTATCTGCATGAAGAAGAGCAGTAA
- a CDS encoding SpoVR family protein: METEIKQKALSDGPDWTFELLDQYHKEIKRVANHYRLDTYPNQIEIITAEQMMDAYSSIGMPINYNHWSFGKRFIETERGYKHGQMGLAYEIVINSDPCIAYLMEENTITMQALVMAHASYGHNSFFKGNYLFKTWTDASSIIDYLLFAKKYISECEEKYGDVEVEKLLDSCHALMNYGVDRYKRPQKISLVEETARQKAREDYLQTQVNALWRTIPAQAEKDLHDEEIRFPADPQENILYFIEKHAPLLEPWQREIVRIVRKISQYFYPQKQTQVMNEGWATFWHYTILNHLYDEGLVTDRFMLEFLHSHTNVVAQPTYNSPYYSGINPYALGFAMFQDIRRICENPTEEDKYWFPDFAGKDWLDTVHFAMENFKDESFISQFLSPKLIRDFKFFAVDDDDRNNYVEVNAIHNEEGYRAIREKLSSQYNLSNNEPNLQVWNVALRGDRSLTLRYVPHNRIPLSDSYNEVLKHLHRLWGFDVILEEELSDGRSHILSTCPSKSSSYSSEL; the protein is encoded by the coding sequence ATGGAAACAGAGATCAAACAAAAGGCACTCAGTGACGGTCCGGACTGGACATTTGAACTGCTTGATCAATATCACAAGGAAATCAAGCGGGTGGCCAACCATTACCGGTTAGATACCTACCCAAATCAAATTGAGATCATCACGGCCGAGCAGATGATGGATGCCTATTCCAGCATCGGCATGCCGATTAACTACAATCACTGGTCATTTGGTAAACGCTTTATTGAAACAGAGCGTGGTTATAAGCATGGTCAGATGGGACTGGCGTATGAAATCGTGATCAACTCAGATCCCTGTATCGCCTACCTGATGGAAGAAAACACAATCACCATGCAGGCCCTGGTCATGGCCCATGCCAGCTATGGTCATAATTCATTCTTTAAAGGCAACTACCTGTTCAAAACCTGGACGGATGCCAGCTCGATTATTGATTACCTGCTGTTTGCGAAAAAATACATCTCTGAATGTGAGGAAAAATACGGTGATGTTGAGGTCGAGAAATTACTCGACTCCTGTCATGCACTGATGAACTATGGTGTTGACCGCTATAAGCGCCCGCAAAAAATCTCTCTGGTTGAAGAAACCGCCCGGCAGAAAGCCCGGGAAGACTATCTGCAAACTCAGGTCAATGCCCTGTGGCGCACGATTCCGGCGCAGGCGGAAAAAGATCTGCATGATGAAGAAATCCGTTTTCCTGCCGATCCTCAGGAGAACATTCTGTACTTCATTGAAAAACATGCCCCGCTTCTCGAACCCTGGCAGCGAGAAATTGTCCGGATTGTGCGCAAGATCAGTCAATATTTCTATCCTCAGAAACAGACTCAGGTCATGAATGAAGGATGGGCAACGTTCTGGCACTACACCATACTGAACCACCTTTATGACGAAGGGCTGGTCACCGATCGCTTTATGCTTGAGTTCCTGCACAGCCACACCAACGTGGTTGCGCAGCCAACCTACAACAGCCCTTATTACAGTGGCATCAACCCTTATGCCCTTGGCTTTGCCATGTTCCAGGACATACGCCGCATCTGTGAAAATCCCACCGAGGAAGACAAATACTGGTTTCCTGATTTTGCCGGTAAAGACTGGCTGGATACGGTGCATTTTGCGATGGAGAACTTTAAAGACGAGAGTTTCATCAGCCAGTTTTTATCGCCCAAACTGATCCGTGATTTTAAATTCTTTGCCGTTGATGACGATGACAGAAACAACTATGTGGAAGTCAATGCGATTCACAATGAAGAAGGCTACAGGGCAATTCGGGAAAAACTATCCTCCCAGTACAATCTGAGTAACAACGAACCAAACCTACAGGTATGGAACGTAGCACTGCGCGGCGACAGGTCACTGACGCTGAGATACGTGCCGCATAACCGGATACCTTTGTCGGACAGTTATAACGAGGTGCTCAAACACCTTCATCGTCTGTGGGGATTTGATGTCATTCTCGAGGAAGAACTGAGCGACGGCAGAAGCCATATACTGTCGACCTGCCCCAGCAAAAGCAGCAGTTACTCTTCAGAACTGTGA
- a CDS encoding PrkA family serine protein kinase — MSIFDHYRHRYEEAKDEELSLQEFLEICRNDRSAYVNAAERLLMAIGEPEMVDTAKDPRLSRIFSNRVISRYPTFEDFYGMEEAIEQIVSYLKHAAQGLEERKQILYLLGPVGGGKSSLAEKLKSLMQKVPIYVLTANGERSPVNDHPFCLFDPLEDGEILNKEFGIPHRYLNNIMSPWAAKRLKEFGGDITKFKVVKVRPSILHQVGIAKTEPGDENNQDISSLVGKVDIRQLEHFAQDDPDAYSYSGALCKANQGMMEFVEMFKAPLKVLHPLLTATQEGNYNGTEGLSALPFDGIILAHSNESEWQTFRNNKNNEAFLDRVYIVKVPYCLRVSEEIKIYEKLLMNSELANSPCSPSTLDILARFSVLSRLKEPENSSMYSKMRVYDGETLKDTDPKAKSYQEYRDYAGVDEGMSGLSTRFAFKILSRVFNFDHSEVAANPVHLFYVLEQQIEREQFPQENAEKYLEHLKGYLIPKYVEFIGKEIQTAYLESYSEYGQNIFDRYVSYADFWIQDQEYRDPETGQLFDRAALNNELEKIEKPAGISNPKDFRNEIVNFVLRARASNAGKNPNWTSYEKLRTVIEKKMFSNTEELLPVISFNAKTSTEEQKKHDDFVARMMEKGYTRKQVRLLSEWYLRVRKSS, encoded by the coding sequence ATGAGTATTTTTGACCACTATCGTCATCGCTATGAAGAAGCCAAGGATGAAGAGCTTTCATTGCAAGAATTCCTTGAGATTTGCCGTAACGATCGCAGTGCTTACGTAAACGCCGCAGAACGTCTTCTGATGGCGATTGGTGAACCGGAAATGGTTGATACCGCAAAAGACCCGCGTCTGAGCCGGATCTTTTCCAACCGGGTCATCTCGCGCTATCCGACGTTTGAAGACTTCTATGGCATGGAAGAGGCCATTGAACAGATTGTTTCTTATCTGAAACATGCCGCTCAGGGCCTGGAAGAACGTAAGCAGATCCTCTACCTGCTGGGTCCGGTTGGTGGCGGTAAATCCTCACTGGCTGAAAAACTAAAAAGTCTGATGCAAAAAGTGCCCATTTACGTGCTGACTGCGAACGGTGAACGCAGTCCGGTAAATGACCACCCATTCTGCCTGTTCGACCCGCTTGAAGACGGCGAAATTCTGAATAAAGAATTTGGCATCCCTCATCGCTATCTGAACAACATCATGTCGCCATGGGCAGCGAAACGCTTGAAAGAATTCGGTGGTGATATCACCAAATTCAAAGTGGTAAAAGTGCGTCCATCCATTCTGCATCAGGTGGGTATTGCGAAAACCGAGCCTGGTGATGAGAACAACCAGGATATTTCATCCCTGGTCGGTAAAGTGGATATCCGTCAGCTTGAGCATTTTGCTCAGGATGACCCGGATGCTTACAGCTACTCCGGTGCGCTGTGTAAAGCCAATCAGGGTATGATGGAATTCGTGGAGATGTTCAAAGCACCGCTCAAAGTGCTGCACCCACTGCTGACTGCCACTCAGGAAGGCAACTATAACGGTACAGAAGGTCTGTCCGCCCTGCCTTTCGATGGCATTATTCTGGCTCACTCCAACGAATCAGAATGGCAGACATTCCGAAACAACAAAAATAATGAGGCGTTTCTCGATCGTGTTTACATCGTCAAAGTGCCTTATTGTCTGCGTGTCTCGGAAGAGATCAAGATTTACGAAAAACTGCTGATGAACAGTGAACTGGCTAACTCGCCCTGTTCGCCAAGTACGCTGGATATTCTGGCCCGCTTCTCCGTGTTGTCGCGCCTGAAAGAGCCTGAAAACTCAAGCATGTACTCAAAAATGCGGGTGTATGACGGTGAAACCCTCAAAGACACGGATCCCAAAGCCAAGTCTTATCAGGAATACCGCGATTACGCCGGTGTAGATGAAGGCATGTCCGGTCTGTCGACCCGCTTCGCGTTCAAAATCCTGTCTCGTGTGTTCAACTTCGACCATTCTGAAGTTGCCGCGAACCCGGTTCACCTGTTCTATGTTCTGGAACAACAGATCGAACGAGAACAGTTCCCGCAGGAAAATGCCGAGAAATACCTAGAACACCTGAAAGGCTATCTGATTCCCAAATATGTCGAATTCATCGGCAAGGAAATTCAGACCGCTTATCTGGAGTCCTATTCTGAGTACGGTCAGAACATTTTCGACCGCTATGTCAGTTATGCGGACTTCTGGATTCAGGATCAGGAATATCGCGATCCGGAGACAGGTCAACTGTTCGACCGTGCTGCACTGAACAACGAGCTTGAAAAAATCGAGAAGCCTGCCGGTATCAGTAACCCGAAAGACTTCCGTAACGAGATCGTCAACTTTGTCTTGCGTGCACGTGCCAGCAATGCAGGTAAAAATCCGAACTGGACCAGCTACGAGAAACTGCGCACGGTGATTGAGAAGAAAATGTTCTCCAATACCGAAGAGCTGCTGCCAGTCATCTCGTTCAATGCCAAAACCTCTACGGAGGAACAGAAGAAGCACGACGATTTTGTCGCCCGTATGATGGAAAAAGGCTATACCCGCAAGCAAGTACGTCTGTTGTCTGAATGGTATCTGCGCGTACGTAAATCATCGTAA
- the nhaB gene encoding Na(+)/H(+) antiporter NhaB, translated as MAITLGNAFIKNFLGKAPDWYKLTIIAFLVINPIVFFFIDPFVAGWLLVVEFIFTLAMALKCYPLQPGGLLAIEAVAIGMTTPELVKHELVANIEVLLLLIFMVAGIYFMKQLLLFIFTKILIGIRSKILLSLSFCIMAAFLSAFLDALTVIAVVISVTTGFYSIYHKVASGQEPHASHDHTSDHAIHELSRDDLENYRAFLRSLLMHAGVGTALGGVMTMVGEPQNLIIANQAGWQFGEFFLRMAPVTVPVFFCGLITCALVEKFGLCGYGAKLPENVRNILIDYDNEERKRRTNLDIAKLWVQVIIAVWLIAGLALHLAAVGLIGLTVIILATAFTGIIEEHSLGKAFEEALPFTALLAVFFSVVAVIIEQKLFSPIITAVLEMDGNAQMGMFYIANGLLSMVSDNVFVGTVYINEVKSALIDGMIDRERFDMLAVAINTGTNLPSVATPNGQAAFLFALTSALAPLIRLSYGRMVYMALPYTLVLSLIGLAGIELTLIPMTEWFYQNGWLSAASEVIPQLAPATGH; from the coding sequence ATGGCTATCACGCTAGGGAACGCGTTTATTAAGAACTTTCTGGGTAAAGCGCCCGACTGGTATAAACTCACAATCATTGCCTTCTTGGTGATCAACCCCATCGTTTTTTTCTTCATCGACCCTTTTGTTGCCGGCTGGCTGCTGGTTGTTGAGTTTATCTTCACTCTGGCTATGGCATTAAAATGCTACCCGCTCCAACCTGGTGGTCTGCTGGCCATTGAGGCTGTCGCCATTGGCATGACGACCCCTGAGCTGGTCAAACATGAGCTGGTCGCCAATATTGAAGTTTTGCTGCTGCTTATCTTCATGGTGGCAGGCATCTACTTTATGAAGCAGCTGTTGCTGTTCATTTTCACCAAGATACTGATCGGCATCCGCTCAAAAATTCTGCTGTCGCTGTCTTTTTGTATCATGGCCGCCTTCCTGTCAGCCTTTTTGGATGCCCTGACGGTGATTGCCGTTGTGATCAGTGTGACCACGGGTTTCTACAGCATCTATCATAAAGTCGCTTCCGGTCAGGAGCCGCATGCCTCTCACGACCATACGTCCGACCATGCTATTCACGAACTGAGCCGAGACGATCTGGAAAACTACCGCGCCTTCCTGCGCAGCCTGCTGATGCATGCAGGTGTCGGTACTGCGCTCGGTGGGGTCATGACCATGGTCGGAGAACCGCAAAACCTGATCATTGCCAATCAGGCGGGCTGGCAGTTTGGCGAATTCTTCCTGCGCATGGCGCCAGTCACCGTGCCGGTTTTCTTTTGTGGCCTGATTACCTGTGCGCTGGTCGAGAAGTTTGGTTTGTGCGGCTACGGCGCCAAGCTGCCTGAAAACGTCCGCAACATTCTGATCGACTACGATAATGAAGAGCGCAAGCGTCGTACCAATCTGGATATCGCGAAATTATGGGTCCAAGTGATCATCGCCGTGTGGCTGATTGCCGGTCTGGCCCTGCACCTGGCTGCGGTCGGCCTGATTGGTCTGACTGTGATTATTCTGGCGACTGCATTTACCGGTATCATTGAAGAGCACTCTCTGGGGAAAGCCTTTGAAGAAGCCCTGCCCTTCACCGCTCTGCTGGCCGTTTTCTTCTCTGTTGTGGCCGTGATTATTGAGCAAAAGCTGTTCAGCCCGATAATTACCGCTGTTCTGGAAATGGATGGCAATGCACAGATGGGAATGTTCTACATTGCCAACGGGCTGTTATCCATGGTGTCGGATAACGTTTTTGTCGGTACTGTGTATATCAATGAAGTGAAATCGGCGCTGATCGACGGCATGATTGACCGCGAACGCTTCGACATGCTGGCCGTGGCCATCAACACGGGGACGAACCTGCCATCGGTCGCGACGCCAAACGGCCAGGCAGCCTTCCTGTTTGCACTGACATCGGCATTGGCACCGCTGATCCGACTATCATACGGACGCATGGTCTATATGGCGCTGCCGTATACACTGGTCTTGTCTTTGATTGGTCTGGCGGGTATTGAGCTGACATTGATCCCGATGACAGAGTGGTTCTATCAAAATGGTTGGTTATCCGCCGCCAGCGAAGTCATTCCACAATTGGCACCTGCAACTGGACACTAA
- a CDS encoding YeaH/YhbH family protein has translation MAHFIDRRLNGKNKSTVNRQRFLRRHKQQIKDSIADAVNKRSITDVESGESITIPSRDIREPSFHQGRGGQREIVHPGNDQFSPGDRIERPQGGAGSGGAGEGQASPDGEGQDDFVFQISKDEYLDLLFEDLELPNLKKNQFNKLVEWKTFRSGFKSTGVPANIAIVRSLRNSLARRTAMTAAKRRQLRELELELDRLQSTEPAQPFDEQRVKEEIQTLRDRISKVPFIDTFDLRYKNYERRPMPSSQAVMFCLMDVSGSMDQATKDMAKRFYILLYLFLTRTYKNVDVVFIRHHTQAKEVDEHEFFYSQETGGTIVSSALRLMDEIIKKRYSPSEWNIYAAQASDGDNWADDSPGCRELLDKHILPVSRYYSYIEITRRAHQTLWREYESLLGNHENFAMQNIRSVEDIFPVFRELFKKQVH, from the coding sequence ATGGCGCACTTTATCGACCGCAGGCTCAACGGCAAAAATAAGAGCACAGTGAACCGGCAGCGTTTTTTGCGCCGGCACAAGCAACAGATCAAAGATTCTATTGCTGATGCCGTCAATAAACGCTCCATCACTGACGTGGAAAGCGGAGAAAGCATTACTATCCCTTCCCGCGACATCCGTGAACCCTCGTTCCATCAGGGACGAGGCGGGCAGCGAGAAATCGTCCACCCTGGTAACGATCAGTTCAGCCCTGGCGACCGCATTGAGCGGCCCCAGGGGGGAGCCGGTTCCGGTGGTGCCGGCGAAGGCCAGGCAAGCCCTGATGGCGAGGGACAGGATGACTTTGTCTTTCAAATTTCTAAAGACGAGTATCTGGATCTGTTGTTCGAAGATCTCGAACTCCCGAATCTGAAGAAGAATCAGTTCAACAAACTGGTTGAGTGGAAAACCTTCCGCTCCGGGTTTAAATCGACCGGGGTACCGGCCAATATCGCCATTGTCCGGTCCCTGCGGAATTCACTCGCCCGTCGTACCGCGATGACGGCAGCAAAACGTCGCCAGTTACGTGAGCTGGAGCTTGAACTCGACAGATTACAAAGCACAGAACCGGCACAGCCGTTTGATGAGCAGCGTGTGAAAGAAGAAATACAGACGCTGCGTGATCGCATCAGCAAAGTGCCATTCATTGATACCTTTGACCTGAGATACAAAAACTACGAACGTCGCCCGATGCCCAGCAGCCAGGCAGTGATGTTTTGTCTGATGGACGTATCAGGTTCCATGGATCAGGCCACCAAGGATATGGCGAAACGCTTCTATATCCTGCTCTACCTGTTCCTGACACGCACCTACAAAAATGTGGATGTGGTCTTTATCCGCCACCATACACAAGCGAAAGAAGTGGACGAACACGAGTTTTTCTATTCTCAGGAAACCGGGGGCACCATAGTCTCCAGCGCCTTGCGTCTGATGGATGAAATCATTAAGAAGCGGTACTCCCCTTCCGAATGGAACATCTATGCCGCGCAGGCTTCCGATGGCGACAACTGGGCGGATGATTCTCCCGGCTGCCGTGAATTGCTCGATAAGCACATTCTGCCGGTTTCGCGTTATTACTCGTACATTGAAATTACACGTCGGGCTCATCAGACGCTGTGGCGCGAATATGAGTCCCTGTTGGGCAACCATGAAAATTTTGCCATGCAGAACATTCGCAGCGTAGAAGACATCTTCCCGGTATTCCGAGAACTGTTCAAAAAACAAGTCCATTAA